One region of Microbacterium rhizosphaerae genomic DNA includes:
- a CDS encoding VOC family protein has protein sequence MPDDIDLKLEAIVIPVADVDRSKAFYAQLGWRLDADFAFDNGFRVVQFTPPGSPASIQFGTRITQQRPGTAEGVYLVVNDAQAAHERLAALGAEVEDVFHPTAPGAQFGHVDGREAGAGERASYGTFASFRDPDGNTFLLQEVTTRLPGRIDAHETTYASQADLEAALVRAAAAHGVHEAADLGGVRDEQWPQWYAAYMVAEQHGTDLP, from the coding sequence ATGCCCGACGACATCGATCTGAAGCTCGAGGCCATCGTCATCCCGGTCGCCGACGTCGACCGTTCCAAGGCGTTCTACGCACAGCTCGGGTGGCGTCTCGACGCCGACTTCGCGTTCGACAACGGCTTCCGGGTCGTGCAGTTCACCCCGCCGGGGTCGCCCGCCTCGATCCAGTTCGGGACGCGGATCACGCAGCAGCGGCCAGGGACGGCCGAGGGCGTCTACCTCGTCGTCAACGATGCGCAAGCGGCGCACGAGCGCCTCGCGGCGCTCGGCGCCGAGGTCGAGGATGTCTTCCACCCGACCGCACCCGGTGCGCAGTTCGGCCACGTCGACGGGCGCGAGGCGGGCGCCGGCGAGCGGGCCAGCTACGGCACCTTCGCGTCCTTCCGGGATCCCGACGGCAACACGTTCCTGCTGCAGGAGGTCACCACGCGCCTGCCGGGCCGCATCGACGCGCACGAGACTACCTACGCCTCGCAGGCCGACCTCGAAGCCGCGCTGGTGCGCGCGGCAGCCGCGCACGGCGTGCACGAGGCCGCCGACCTCGGCGGAGTCCGCGACGAGCAGTGGCCGCAGTGGTACGCGGCCTACATGGTCGCCGAGCAGCACGGCACCGACCTCCCCTGA
- a CDS encoding NADH:flavin oxidoreductase/NADH oxidase, with protein MPHPVLFEPIRVGSLELANRIVIAPMCQYSAEDGEMTDWHLIHLGQLAQSGAALLTIEATAVVPEGRISYADTGLWDDRTAAAMGSTIERIRRWSQTPIAVQLAHAGRKASTEVPWRGGAQLPPRDPNGWQTVAPSAIPFLEGEVAPHALDREGLSRVRDGFAHAAARAARIGIDAVQLHAAHGYLLHEFLSPLSNRRTDEYGGSLENRMRFPLEVLDAVKQAVPELPVSVRVSGTDWVPGGWDIAQTVEFAQALEASGCDAVHVSSGGLSPQQVIPVGPGYQVPLARAVKEGVDIPVVAVGLITGYEQAEAIVATGDADLVALARTALYDPRWPWHAAAELGAQVRVAPQYLRSQPRQHRDLFTS; from the coding sequence GTGCCACACCCCGTGCTGTTCGAGCCCATCCGCGTCGGCTCGCTGGAGCTCGCCAACCGCATCGTGATCGCGCCCATGTGCCAGTACTCCGCCGAGGACGGCGAGATGACCGACTGGCATCTCATCCACCTCGGCCAGCTCGCGCAGTCCGGGGCGGCGCTGCTGACGATCGAGGCGACCGCCGTGGTCCCGGAGGGTCGCATCAGTTACGCCGACACGGGGCTGTGGGACGACCGGACCGCGGCGGCGATGGGATCGACGATCGAGCGCATCCGCCGATGGTCGCAGACGCCGATCGCCGTGCAGCTCGCCCACGCCGGCCGCAAGGCGTCGACCGAGGTTCCCTGGCGGGGCGGCGCGCAGCTCCCGCCTCGCGACCCGAACGGGTGGCAGACCGTCGCACCGTCCGCGATCCCGTTCCTCGAGGGCGAGGTCGCGCCGCACGCGCTCGATCGCGAGGGCCTCTCGCGCGTGCGCGACGGCTTTGCGCACGCCGCGGCGCGTGCGGCGAGGATCGGCATCGACGCCGTGCAGCTGCACGCAGCGCACGGCTACCTGCTCCACGAGTTCCTCTCGCCGCTGTCGAACCGGCGCACCGACGAGTACGGCGGTTCGCTCGAGAACCGGATGCGGTTCCCGCTCGAGGTGCTCGACGCCGTGAAGCAGGCCGTGCCGGAGCTGCCGGTGTCGGTGCGCGTCTCGGGCACGGACTGGGTGCCGGGGGGATGGGACATCGCGCAGACGGTCGAGTTCGCACAGGCTCTGGAGGCGTCCGGATGCGACGCCGTCCATGTGTCGAGCGGCGGCCTCAGCCCGCAGCAGGTCATCCCGGTCGGACCGGGCTACCAGGTGCCTCTCGCGCGTGCGGTCAAGGAGGGCGTCGACATCCCCGTGGTCGCGGTCGGGCTCATCACGGGGTATGAGCAGGCCGAGGCCATCGTCGCCACGGGCGACGCAGACCTCGTCGCGCTCGCCCGCACCGCCCTCTACGACCCGCGCTGGCCGTGGCACGCGGCGGCCGAGCTCGGGGCTCAGGTGCGCGTCGCGCCGCAGTACCTGCGATCGCAGCCGCGGCAGCACCGCGACCTGTTCACGTCGTGA
- a CDS encoding dihydrofolate reductase family protein: MRTLVVYELVSLDGFADDPDRFVTDWDVEMDANLAAVIGAQDAVILGRRSYDEWSRYWPTSTIEPFATFINTVPKYVATTSPLATPWTDSHTLDGDLVESVRGLKEKPGGDIGVHGSISVARALLDAGLVDELRLVIAPHIIGEGRRLLDGLPAMRLQTIRSSTSPTGYLLVDYLVTT; the protein is encoded by the coding sequence ATGCGCACGCTCGTGGTGTACGAACTCGTCTCGCTGGACGGCTTCGCCGACGACCCCGACCGGTTCGTGACCGACTGGGACGTCGAGATGGACGCGAATCTCGCCGCCGTGATCGGGGCTCAGGATGCCGTCATCCTCGGACGCCGCAGCTACGACGAGTGGTCGCGGTATTGGCCGACGAGCACGATCGAGCCCTTCGCGACCTTCATCAACACCGTGCCGAAGTATGTCGCCACGACGTCGCCGCTCGCGACCCCGTGGACGGATTCGCATACGCTCGACGGCGACCTCGTCGAATCGGTGCGAGGACTGAAGGAGAAGCCGGGCGGCGACATCGGCGTGCACGGGAGCATCTCCGTCGCCCGCGCCCTCCTGGATGCCGGTCTCGTCGACGAGCTGCGGCTCGTCATCGCTCCGCACATCATCGGCGAGGGCCGTCGGCTGCTCGACGGGCTGCCGGCGATGCGCCTCCAGACGATCCGGAGCTCGACCTCGCCGACGGGCTACCTCTTGGTGGACTACCTCGTCACGACGTGA